DNA sequence from the Triticum urartu cultivar G1812 unplaced genomic scaffold, Tu2.1 TuUngrouped_contig_2238, whole genome shotgun sequence genome:
ACTGATAACCTGCTTTATTTTTGGGATGTAATCTATCTGAGTAACTGTAAAACACAGAAGGGGATTGTGAAAAGAAGACCACTTTTCACCTCACCTACCGGGACACCAGGTAGCTAGCTCCCATGAGGACTTACCGGAACTGTAGCCGCGTCAACATGGAAACTGAAGATCAAAGTGCATCGCCTCTTCTTTGGCTTCGCTGCAAGTGAGGAGCAAATCCTTTTTTCTGTATATATAACCGTTCCTCTAAAATATTTTGTCAGACGAGGACGAGCCCGTGGCTCGATGGCTGGTTGTGGCAGTGACCATCCAATCCGCCCAAGATTGATCCCTGGGATTGATATGGGTGTTTCACCTTGGGTAATGTTTCCCTTGTAGGTACCTCGCACATCTATGGGCCATAGAGGTGGTGTATCCTTTCACGGGGTCGGATGACTTCAGAAATTTCTAAGACATGCCGTGTTTATATAGACCATAGATCTTGGTATCAACATAGCGAgagtgtgtgtgcgcgcgcgcgcgcgtgcgTGCGTCTGGTGTGTCTTGTGTGCTTGTTCTGATCTACGACGGTCGACATGTATCCATGTAATCAAGGCTCATGCGTGCGTGCGTCCGGGAGCCAATGCGAGGGTCATGATCGTGAAAACCAGTGCGACAGTCCCGACCATGAGTGCCCAAGCACCCCCCACGATCACGTTGCGACACCGTGCTACAAATCCAGCTCTTCGTTCAGCCTCCAAAAAATTCATTTTCAACTAACTCTCGTATAATTGCTTCCCAGCCCCAACTAGCAGAAGGCTGAGCCGAACCAGCCACCTCCTCCGTACTCACGCTCTCTCCGATCTCAACTGTTCTCCACCCGAAACCCTCGCCCGCGGCCGCaccatgccgccgccgccgctggtgcttATGGAAGAGCTCCTCGAGGAGGTCTTCTTCCACCTTCCGCCGGACGAGCCCGCCTGGCTCGTCCGTGCCTCCGCCGCCTGCATGCCATGGCGCCGCATCCTCGCCAACCCTGGCTTTCGCCGCCGCTACCGCGAGTTCCATCCAACACCTCCCGTCCTGGGAATCTTGGAAAAGGTCGGCGCCCGCATCGTCGCCATCCCCGCCCATTTCCCTGCCCAGACCTGCCATCCCGAATGGTATGCCATGGACTGCCGCCACGGCCGCGCCCTCTTCGCCGAGTTCGGGAAGACCAATGACCTGGTCGTCTTGGACCCCATGACGGGCCACCAGCGCCGCTTGCCCTCGCCTTTCAACCACCTGGCCTGCTACAGTGCGGCGGTGCTCTGCGCCACACATGGCTGCGACCACCACGGTTGCCATTTGCCAAGATGGGCATTTCCTCGTGGCCGTCGTCTGCGCCGATGTGATCCAGGGAGTCACATTGGGCTGGCTCTACTCATCGGAGACTAACCTCTGGACGGAGCTCGCCTCTGTTCATCACCCTCATGTCAATTATACCTCTACCATGGCCGCGCCTAGCGTCCTCGTGGGAGATACACTCTACTTCAACATCCATGGTGACATCGAGTGCCAACTGGGCACACTATGCTTGTCAATGTTCGGGAAGCCCATCGTTGGCAATGGGACTCTCATAACCATGGAAGACGGGGCCGGGGGCTTGGATTTGCTGCACTGGTGGATGTCACAAATCTTACCCTGTGGTCAAGGGAGGCCCGACGGGAGGGTGCCATGGGATGGACAAAGCTCAGCGTAATTGATCTTAAGAAGCTAGTCCCTGACGGTGCCCTCTCAATCCCAACACCTTTTGATGCCCTCACGATCCCAACAAAATATAGGAGGTTGCCTCCCGGTGGATTGGAGATTAGTGGCTTCGCGGAGGGCACCCAAGTCATTTTTGTGTGCACAAGTGTTGATTCCTACATGGTGGACCTCAGGTCAGGGCGAGCGAGGAAGGTAACCCGTCATGGCACAGAATCATTTCCCTACACGAGCTTCTACATCCCAGGTATTAGCAACATGTTAGTGGCGTTTAGCAACATGAACTGAGAATACACAACTTAGCAAGTAAACATACGCATTATGATCATATTTTCAAAATTCTTGCACTTCTGCAGCAATGGATGCAGCTTCTTCGGGCCAGGGGCGATGAGTTTGTTATCCAAGTGTCTTTCAAGCTCAAGTTGCAGGAGCAAGGGCTTCTGGATCAAGTGGGAGTTTCTAATAATGATGTTAGTTATGGCACAAAGTGTGGATGTCTGTACTGACTGCCAAGTCACCTTCGAGTTGGAATATAACAAGCGGTGGGGtttttgcccccccccccccctgtcaATCTCGAAAAAAAACAAAGTGTGGATGTGAATCTGTGAGGTTGCTGCTGGTGTTAGTCTTGGTTTATGGAACTTTGTTTAAGATGTTGTTGCTTTCGTACTTGCAATTCGGAGGAATTTCGTAATTTCTAAGCATGCTCTAGCTTGATCAGGAAAAATACCAGGTCTTCAAGAATTTTGTTTCCATTCTTGACATCTTTGTGTCTCTCTTCTTCCAGAAAGGTGATCCGACTTCATTAGAGGTCTAAGCAGCCATGTCTAACCCTGTCAAGCACGGCATATACTGTATATGCATTTTGTTAAGCAGGCCAACATAATCTCGAAGGCATATGACCAAATGAAGGAGTAGCATTGTGCACATTTGCAAGATAGAACATGGGTGTTTCTAGTGTTGGTCAAAATCTTAGGTTTGTGCGCACACATTATGTTTTGTGGGCGGGGAGCGTGCTAACAATTTAACGTGTACTATAAATGCATCATAATTTGTTGTCCAGCCATACTCCTTTATGGTCGATCTTAAGCAGACTTGTAATACTAAACCTTTATCTTGTAAACCTGCAAAATCCTAATATCTGTGCATGTTGATATATTAAGTTTCTGAGATCTATGATTTGTATCTTTTCATACTTATTCTAGTTTTAGTGGTAAGTTTTCACATAGACAACATGGATATATTGATCTATACATTAAGGGGGTGTTTGGTTCCAGAGACTTTTTTgtgttgggactagaaaaagtccctaGCAAATCAAATAAAGTGAGACCTTTTGCTAAAAGTCCTTAGAAGCATCTTCTTGAGAGTCTTTTTCAAAAAGTCCTAGGGACTAGAAAAAATCCTAGGACTAGAGAACCACCCACCTAACTAACTCGGCTCTGCTATTGTTGCTACCTTGTGAAGCCTTGAGTTGTTTTATTTTAAGCTTTTTTTGGTAACAACAGAGTTTTTATTTTAAGTTGGTTAGTTAAACTAAGTACACTCCATGTCACTTGGTCAGTAATATATTGTTTTGAATTGTTTCCTGATCTTGATACAAGAGTTAGTGTTAATGGCATACTTGATTATACACCAAAAAGAAATTAATGGGGCTGAAGATTACACCAACAATATTTCCTGCTAATGATTTTTTTAGTActttgtactccctccggtcctttttagtttgCATATAAGATTTAACTGAAGTCAAGCCTCCTAATTTGACCAATTTTCTAGAAAAAAATGCCAACATTCATAGTCTGAAATTAGTATCACTAGATGTGTCATGATTTAAAGTTTCATATTATGTAACTTTAACAtggcagatgttgatattttttcatataaatacggtcaaactttgtgaagtttgacttcagaaaattctaatatgcagagtaaaaaggaccggagggagtaccaCGAGGAGATGTTTCCTTTATATAGTTCTATAAGTATTTATGTTATACAAAGTGAAAAGAATCCATCGCATGGAAAAGTTATTTACATAGCATTGAGTTAACATTTTATAGATCAGGGAAAATGTTTCACATGAAAAATTGTCTCAATTAAATCAAAAATAGTGTTTACATCTCATGAGGGAAATGTGCGTGGCATACAAAAAAAATGCTTCCACTACCATTTATGTGTTTTTTCTAGCGCACTAGCGCAAAATATGCCGCATGACATGGACTAAGggcaactccaacgcacgaccccgtTCGGTCCGGGTGTATCCGTTTTGGCCGACGCCACGGCACAATGCACGACCCTATCTCCAAATTTTATCTGTTTGACGTTCGGTCCGTCTCATTTCTGGCGCAAACTTACGCCCGATTTGCGTCCAGATGGACGGCGAATCGAACGTTGTTTCTTTTTTTTTCCTTTAAAAAAAAACTTGATGAGGCAACTCAAGCTGGCTGAACCGGACCATGTACGCCGGCAGTCCACTCTGCGAGTCAGCGAGCGCGCACACACACTCGCACTCGATCGGCTCTCCACTTTTCCCCACCCGAAACCCTCGCGTCCGCCGCCGCaccatgccgccgccgccgccggtgcTGCTGGACGAGCTCATCGAGGAGGTGCTCCTCCGGATCCCCCCCGACGAGCCTTCCGCGCCTCCGCCGTCTGCAAGCCCTGGCGCCGCATCCTCGCCGGCCGGCGCTTTCGCCGCCGCTACCGCGAGTTCCACGGAACACCTCCCATCCTGGGACTCTTCCATCAgcgggtccgcttcgtccccacCTCCGCCCTCCTCCCCGCCCATTCCGGCCTCCCCGACTGGTTTGCCATGGACTGCCGCCACGGCCGCGCCCTCTTCGCCCACATCGGCGACGACGAGAAGACCCTTGACCTCATCGTATTGGACCCTGTGACGGGCCACCAGCGCCGCGTGCCCTGGCCCCATGACGACTGGGCCAAGTGCAGTGCGGCGGTGCTCTGCGCCGCACAAGGCTGCCACCACCACAGTTGCCAAGACGGCCATTTCTTTGTGGCCTTCGTCGTGACCAAGAAGAAAAAAGTCTCATTGGGCTGGCTCTACTCATCCGAGACGCGCATGTGGAGCAACCTCAATTCTCTTCATCACTCCAATGTCAAATTTACCAATGACTTTGGTGAGTCTAGCCTCCTTTTGGGCGATGCTCTCTACTTTAACGGTGGTCGCATCATGGAGTGCCAACTTGGTACACTCCGCCTGTCGTCGTTCGAGAAGCCGATCGATCGTTATGGGATTCTCATGATAGCGGAGGACGGTGGGCTGGGATTCGCTGCTGTGGTGGATGTTACAAATCTAACCCTTTGGTCGAGGGAGGCCGGACCCGAGGGAGCCATGGGATGGACACCACTCAGGGTGATTGATCTGAAGATGCTACTCCCTGATGTCGACCTCTCCATCAAAAGTTTCGAAACAACTGAATATATCCCAACATTTGGAGGTGCGGTTTATGAGTTTCCCTGTCCACGGGTGAGTGGCTTCGCGGAGGGCACACATGTCATTTTTGTTACCACAAGTGTTGGTTCCTACATGGTCGATCTCAAGACTGGGCGAGCCAGCAAGGTGTCTGATCCTGGCAGACTATTCTTTCCCTTCATGAGCTTCTACATCCCAGGTAACTTGCATATATATATAACCCTGTACACTCCTTTGTTACAATCTGTCAGTGACACTTAGCAACATGCAGTCAAAATATGGCACTTGGCACTCCTTTTCCTAAATTATTGCATTTCTGCAGCAATGGAAGCAGCTTCTACGGGCGAAGGGCAATGAGTTGGTGTTTCAAGTGCTTGGCAAGAAGTTGCTGGATCAACGAGGTGGTAATGGTGATGTTAGATATGGATAGATGGCACAAAGTGTGGCTTTGGATCTGTAAGGTTGCTGTTGGTGTTGATCTTAGTTCATGGAACTTTCTTTAATAGGTTGTTCCTTCTGCCTTCTGTACTTGCAGTTTGGAGGAACTTTATGTAACAAGTTACTGCTTGCGCACTTAATTTCTAAGCAGGCTCTAGCTTGATCAGGAGAAACACCAGCTCTTCAAGATCTTTTTTTCCGTTCTTGACATGTCTGTGTCTCTCTTCTTCAGGAAAGGTGACTCGACTTCACTTGATGTCTAAGCACTCATGTCCTTAACCCTGCCGAGTGCGACATGTATTGTCTGTGTCAGTTCCTAGGACACAGACAATAGAAATCCCATACATACAAAGATATTTAGCAATGAGCCTCTAGCACTGGATTAGCATCAGCAGCTGAATCAGCTACATTGGTAGAGAATGAAGGAATGACGCCTAATCTAAGCCCAAACCCATCGTTGCTGTTTGATTTTTACCACCGCATTGTCATGTGGCGTTGCAGCCATTGAACTTTTCGTGAACCTGATGCCGTGCGAAGACTCCAGGAATGGAAGCAGCTTCTCAGTTCTTGACATCGGGAAAATACCTTCAGTTCTTGACatttctttctctccttttcttCGGGAAATGTGTTTTGACTTCAGATGAGGTCTAAGCAGTCATGCCCTTAACCGGTTAACCCTGCCGAGCATGGTGCTGCATATGCATTTTGCTAGTCAGCAATACACAGCACAGCAGCATTTCTCACCTATCCTACTGAAGATAGATACAAGGCAGAAGATGCAGTCTCTGAAGTCTGAACACACTAGATGATCAACTCATAGTATCTGATATGTGCTACTAGTATATAAGAACAGCTGGTATACAGGTGAGAATCGTCAAGCTGTTAGGTGTTCCTAGGTAAAAAACAATTGACATTATCAGCTGGATCAGCTACTGCCCAAACCAATCGTTGTTGTTTAATTTTTACCAGCTCTTTGTCATCTGATTTTAGGGTGTTTGAGTTTACCAGCTCATGTCATCTGATTCTTTCTGGTGTTGCAGCATTCAGCGTGCCAATACTCAGTCTTGTTAAATTTCTTGACTTTGCTGAGAAATGCTTCTATCAGTTTTATTTGTGGCTTTATATCAAGATTCTCTTGGGTCAAACTACATGATAAGAGGAGTAGAATTACTGCCAAACTACTGAGGACCTAGTTGGTGTTGTAATGTACTTCCTCCATT
Encoded proteins:
- the LOC125526898 gene encoding uncharacterized protein LOC125526898; protein product: MRQLKLAEPDHVRRQSTLRVSERAHTLALDRLSTFPHPKPSRPPPHHAAAAAGAAGRAHRGGAPPDPPRRAFRASAVCKPWRRILAGRRFRRRYREFHGTPPILGLFHQRVRFVPTSALLPAHSGLPDWFAMDCRHGRALFAHIGDDEKTLDLIVLDPVTGHQRRVPWPHDDWAKCSAAVLCAAQGCHHHSCQDGHFFVAFVVTKKKKVSLGWLYSSETRMWSNLNSLHHSNVKFTNDFGESSLLLGDALYFNGGRIMECQLGTLRLSSFEKPIDRYGILMIAEDGGLGFAAVVDVTNLTLWSREAGPEGAMGWTPLRVIDLKMLLPDVDLSIKSFETTEYIPTFGGAVYEFPCPRVSGFAEGTHVIFVTTSVGSYMVDLKTGRASKVSDPGRLFFPFMSFYIPAMEAASTGEGQ